One genomic window of Lytechinus variegatus isolate NC3 chromosome 1, Lvar_3.0, whole genome shotgun sequence includes the following:
- the LOC121426395 gene encoding transmembrane GTPase fzo-like isoform X2, translated as MIRKVGMEEVMDTSRLDSSEAHLEKFAKAKREQRLIYDVTGHLITRIKSELEELKPENDVDIDPSSLLEKMKLLEGRIESLTSDLLRKKMKVAFFGGTSSGKTTTLNAMIGRELLPSGMGDTTSCFIQIEKMGIVSESKGASCPEERNHFVSNCSTNSTMDNENDDIPRTPSYFVVREVECREKEASLHSLLEDRQPLDSEALEDLCDAKSIRSLDATYLIEIHLSGDEVTNDNLLNYDLQIMDCPGITKCRELGDRVKTFCADSDVHVFIVNPKTVMSPEERDHFVEVGKRLPKPDIIVGYTQWDLAARERRPEEVKARHVDSVFGMLKELDVVSTREEAQERCFFYSGREALDLAIGEKEYLVKGWEKRREDFKRFISKIEERATSSGMTAKLKINRDTCQEILLQCFKSLEEVIAEIQKRMSDGRVNMDNMTKSLELFQIKRAEFVKESDDKKDNALKVISESVLHCMNEVSKKMTQTLKRSSVINRFEEDQVHRYAENALMNWYRKMLAEFQRATEKVCDDYSFGILELYEKHMKDFPHQAPRAFQIRMKQLEEEAEIPEGALQRALTGITERAVWSSFASRRRRISAVETDEERNILLRRIAAAAGVFFTQVRQWIRASIESKLENLTSSQQNSLICLEDVKKRCYEAVEAEEADHIRGRYNMDMMDDKEPITA; from the exons ATGATTAGAAAGGTAGGTATGGAAGAAGTGATGGATACTTCAAGGTTGGACTCGTCAGAAGCTCATCTCGAAAAGTTCGCCAAGGCCAAGAGAGAGCAACGATTAATCTATGATGTCACCGGTCATCTCATTACGAGAATAAAATCCGAGCTGGAAGAATTGAAACCTGAAAATGACGTAG ATATAGACCCATCATCGTTGTTAGAGAAGATGAAACTTCTTGAGGGGAGAATCGAGAGCCTCACGAGTGACTTGcttagaaagaaaatgaaagtggcGTTCTTTGGAGG AACCAGTAGCGGGAAGACAACTACCCTGAACGCCATGATTGGCCGAGAACTTCTCCCATCGGGAATGGGCGATACGACAAGCTGCTTCATTCAGATCGAGAAGATGGGTATTGTTTCTGAGAGCAAAGGCGCCTCATGTCCTGAAGAACGAAATCATTTCGTCAGCAACTGCAGCACAAACTCAACAATGGACAATGAAAATGACGACATCCCACGAACGCCTTCTTATTTTGTTGTTAGAGAAGTCGAGTGTAGGGAGAAAGAAGCGTCTCTTCATTCGCTCCTAGAAGACAGACAGCCTCTCGATTCAGAG GCCTTGGAAGATCTGTGCGACGCCAAGTCGATTCGCTCTTTGGATGCGACCTATCTCATAGAAATACACTTGTCAGGTGACGAAGTAACAAACGACAACCTTCTGAATTATGACCTTCAGATCATGGATTG CCCAGGTATCACGAAATGTCGAGAGCTCGGTGACAGGGTGAAAACCTTCTGCGCAGACTCAGATGTCCATGTCTTTATTGTGAATCCCAAGACTGTCATGTCACCAGAA GAACGGGATCACTTTGTCGAAGTAGGCAAGCGTCTTCCTAAGCCTGACATCATTGTAGGTTACACTCAGTGGGACTTAGCAGCGAGAGAAAGACGCCCTGAAGAG GTTAAAGCCCGACACGTCGACTCAGTGTTTGGTATGCTGAAAGAACTCGATGTCGTAAGTACGAGAGAAGAAGCACAGGAAAGATGCTTCTTTTATTCTGGTAGAGAAGCATTGGATTTGGCTATTGGCGAGAAAG AGTATTTGGTCAAAGGTTGGGAAAAGCGAAGAGAAGATTTCAAGAGGTTCATTTCCAAAATAGAG gaGAGAGCCACCTCTTCTGGTATGACTGccaaattgaaaatcaatcgaGACACATGCCAAGAGATCTTATTACAGTGCTTCAAAAGCCTTGAAGAAGTTATTGCAGAGATCCAGAAACGGAt GTCAGATGGCCGAGTAAACATGGACAATATGACGAAGAGTCTAGAATTATTTCAGATAAAACGAGCCGAGTTTGTAAAAGAAAGCGATGACAAGAAAGACAACGCTTTGAAGGTGATCTCTGAATCG GTATTGCACTGTATGAATGAAGTGAGTAAGAAAATGACCCAGACCTTGAAAAGGAGCTCCGTGATCAACAGATTTGAGGAAGATCAGGTTCATAGATACGCCGAG aaCGCCCTCATGAATTGGTATCGCAAGATGCTAGCTGAGTTTCAGCGCGCTACGGAAAAGGTCTGTGATGACTACTCATTTGGTATCCTTG AATTGTATGAAAAACACATGAAAGACTTCCCCCATCAAGCACCGAGGGCATTTCAAATTCGTATGAAACAGCTTGAAGAAGAAGCCGAGATTCCAGAGGGTGCGCTCCAGAGGGCGCTAACAGGGATCACCGAGAGAGCTGTATGGTCATCGTTTGCTTCAAGACGCAGAAGGATCAGCGCAG TCGAAACCGATGAAGAACGTAATATTTTACTGCGCAGAATCGCGGCGGCAGCCGGGGTGTTTTTCACTCAAGTTCGACAGTGGATCAGAGCCTCTATTGAAAGTAAATTGGAGAATCTTACGTCATCACAACAAAATTCTCTCATTTGTCTCGAAGACGTGAAGAAACGATGCTACGAGGCTGTGGAAGC GGAAGAGGCAGATCATATCCGTGGCAGATACAATATGGACATGATGGACGACAAGGAACCAATAACAGCATGA
- the LOC121426395 gene encoding transmembrane GTPase fzo-like isoform X1 produces MIRKVGMEEVMDTSRLDSSEAHLEKFAKAKREQRLIYDVTGHLITRIKSELEELKPENDVDIDPSSLLEKMKLLEGRIESLTSDLLRKKMKVAFFGGTSSGKTTTLNAMIGRELLPSGMGDTTSCFIQIEKMGIVSESKGASCPEERNHFVSNCSTNSTMDNENDDIPRTPSYFVVREVECREKEASLHSLLEDRQPLDSEALEDLCDAKSIRSLDATYLIEIHLSGDEVTNDNLLNYDLQIMDCPGITKCRELGDRVKTFCADSDVHVFIVNPKTVMSPEERDHFVEVGKRLPKPDIIVGYTQWDLAARERRPEEVKARHVDSVFGMLKELDVVSTREEAQERCFFYSGREALDLAIGEKEYLVKGWEKRREDFKRFISKIEERATSSGMTAKLKINRDTCQEILLQCFKSLEEVIAEIQKRMSDGRVNMDNMTKSLELFQIKRAEFVKESDDKKDNALKVISESVLHCMNEVSKKMTQTLKRSSVINRFEEDQVHRYAENALMNWYRKMLAEFQRATEKVCDDYSFGILELYEKHMKDFPHQAPRAFQIRMKQLEEEAEIPEGALQRALTGITERAVWSSFASRRRRISAVETDEERNILLRRIAAAAGVFFTQVRQWIRASIESKLENLTSSQQNSLICLEDVKKRCYEAVEAFCNSADVYYTECCTRDVEQGLKVQLATQERKNEQMKLLSKHMTNLKEEADHIRGRYNMDMMDDKEPITA; encoded by the exons ATGATTAGAAAGGTAGGTATGGAAGAAGTGATGGATACTTCAAGGTTGGACTCGTCAGAAGCTCATCTCGAAAAGTTCGCCAAGGCCAAGAGAGAGCAACGATTAATCTATGATGTCACCGGTCATCTCATTACGAGAATAAAATCCGAGCTGGAAGAATTGAAACCTGAAAATGACGTAG ATATAGACCCATCATCGTTGTTAGAGAAGATGAAACTTCTTGAGGGGAGAATCGAGAGCCTCACGAGTGACTTGcttagaaagaaaatgaaagtggcGTTCTTTGGAGG AACCAGTAGCGGGAAGACAACTACCCTGAACGCCATGATTGGCCGAGAACTTCTCCCATCGGGAATGGGCGATACGACAAGCTGCTTCATTCAGATCGAGAAGATGGGTATTGTTTCTGAGAGCAAAGGCGCCTCATGTCCTGAAGAACGAAATCATTTCGTCAGCAACTGCAGCACAAACTCAACAATGGACAATGAAAATGACGACATCCCACGAACGCCTTCTTATTTTGTTGTTAGAGAAGTCGAGTGTAGGGAGAAAGAAGCGTCTCTTCATTCGCTCCTAGAAGACAGACAGCCTCTCGATTCAGAG GCCTTGGAAGATCTGTGCGACGCCAAGTCGATTCGCTCTTTGGATGCGACCTATCTCATAGAAATACACTTGTCAGGTGACGAAGTAACAAACGACAACCTTCTGAATTATGACCTTCAGATCATGGATTG CCCAGGTATCACGAAATGTCGAGAGCTCGGTGACAGGGTGAAAACCTTCTGCGCAGACTCAGATGTCCATGTCTTTATTGTGAATCCCAAGACTGTCATGTCACCAGAA GAACGGGATCACTTTGTCGAAGTAGGCAAGCGTCTTCCTAAGCCTGACATCATTGTAGGTTACACTCAGTGGGACTTAGCAGCGAGAGAAAGACGCCCTGAAGAG GTTAAAGCCCGACACGTCGACTCAGTGTTTGGTATGCTGAAAGAACTCGATGTCGTAAGTACGAGAGAAGAAGCACAGGAAAGATGCTTCTTTTATTCTGGTAGAGAAGCATTGGATTTGGCTATTGGCGAGAAAG AGTATTTGGTCAAAGGTTGGGAAAAGCGAAGAGAAGATTTCAAGAGGTTCATTTCCAAAATAGAG gaGAGAGCCACCTCTTCTGGTATGACTGccaaattgaaaatcaatcgaGACACATGCCAAGAGATCTTATTACAGTGCTTCAAAAGCCTTGAAGAAGTTATTGCAGAGATCCAGAAACGGAt GTCAGATGGCCGAGTAAACATGGACAATATGACGAAGAGTCTAGAATTATTTCAGATAAAACGAGCCGAGTTTGTAAAAGAAAGCGATGACAAGAAAGACAACGCTTTGAAGGTGATCTCTGAATCG GTATTGCACTGTATGAATGAAGTGAGTAAGAAAATGACCCAGACCTTGAAAAGGAGCTCCGTGATCAACAGATTTGAGGAAGATCAGGTTCATAGATACGCCGAG aaCGCCCTCATGAATTGGTATCGCAAGATGCTAGCTGAGTTTCAGCGCGCTACGGAAAAGGTCTGTGATGACTACTCATTTGGTATCCTTG AATTGTATGAAAAACACATGAAAGACTTCCCCCATCAAGCACCGAGGGCATTTCAAATTCGTATGAAACAGCTTGAAGAAGAAGCCGAGATTCCAGAGGGTGCGCTCCAGAGGGCGCTAACAGGGATCACCGAGAGAGCTGTATGGTCATCGTTTGCTTCAAGACGCAGAAGGATCAGCGCAG TCGAAACCGATGAAGAACGTAATATTTTACTGCGCAGAATCGCGGCGGCAGCCGGGGTGTTTTTCACTCAAGTTCGACAGTGGATCAGAGCCTCTATTGAAAGTAAATTGGAGAATCTTACGTCATCACAACAAAATTCTCTCATTTGTCTCGAAGACGTGAAGAAACGATGCTACGAGGCTGTGGAAGC ATTTTGCAACAGTGCTGATGTGTATTACACTGAGTGTTGTACACGTGATGTGGAGCAAGGGTTGAAAGTCCAGCTCGCAACAcaagaaaggaaaaatgaacAGATGAAACTTCTTTCAAAACACATGACGAATCTCAA GGAAGAGGCAGATCATATCCGTGGCAGATACAATATGGACATGATGGACGACAAGGAACCAATAACAGCATGA